TTTTCATAATGAGCGTCCCTAAGTTTGCGCAAATAAAAGAATTCATTCTGGAAAATATTCAATCGGGAGAATGGCAAGAAAACGACCGTGTCCCTTCAGAGAACGAACTCACCAGTCAATTTCAAGTTAGCCGCATGACAGCTAGGCGTGCACTCAGTGAGTTAACCGATGCCGGTATTTTAACCCGCAGCCAAGGCCAAGGTACTTTTGTTGCCAGCTTCAAATCACAATCATCGTTGCTAGAAATAAAAAACATTGCCGATGAAGTTAAAGCGCGAAACAGCAATTACAGTTGTACGATTTTAGTGATGGAATCTATCAGCGCTATTGCCCCAATCGCGATTGCTTTGGGTGTCGAAGTCGACAGCCATGTTTATCGAAGTGTAATTGTGCACAATGAAAACGAGCACCCACTGCAAGTTGAAGAACGCTTTGTGAACCCCGCTCTTGCTAAAGACTACTTACAACAAGATTTTCACAGCCTAACACCCCATGAATACTTATCTCAAAACGCCCCGCTTACCGAGGCTCGCCACACGGTTGAAGCGATTATGCCCAATCAAGAAATGTGCGAATGGCT
Above is a window of Pseudoalteromonas shioyasakiensis DNA encoding:
- the hutC gene encoding histidine utilization repressor, translating into MSVPKFAQIKEFILENIQSGEWQENDRVPSENELTSQFQVSRMTARRALSELTDAGILTRSQGQGTFVASFKSQSSLLEIKNIADEVKARNSNYSCTILVMESISAIAPIAIALGVEVDSHVYRSVIVHNENEHPLQVEERFVNPALAKDYLQQDFHSLTPHEYLSQNAPLTEARHTVEAIMPNQEMCEWLNLYNEEPCLQVIRRTWSSQGIVSFARLVSPGSKYRLGGHLTFKK